The DNA region attgtaaatatttccTTTCTCTGTCTGAGGTAGGGCTTCAGAAATATTCTAAAAATTACAATGCATTATTTACGTCTGGCCATGTGCTCGACTAATGTagcagcagctggcaatgGGAAAAGGCAACAGCCATCTGccgaaataataaataactaGAAAGAAGGCTATGGTCGAGTtacccgactatctgatacccgttaccctcagctagtggaagtgcgaataTTTTGGTATATCAACTTTGTGGCCtctatagttcctgagatcactacgatcatacggacggacggataaacggacgaacagacggacggacaaacggacgaacagatggacggacagactaacggacagacggacatggccagatcgactaaTAAtccttatcaagaatatatatactttatatgctcggaaacgcttccttctgcctgttacatgcttttcaacgaatcgagtatacccttttactctacttctaacgggtataaaaaggatTTGTGAGTGTTGGCCacgttgctgttgttgccacttcGATGGACCGttcctgttgttgctgtcgtaGTGGCCAATGCCATTGTCATTAGCCGTTGGGcaaataatttactttaccACATTTACTTCGATAACTAACCATTGTGTTGTTGCtactgccgctgccgctgccgctgctgctgctgttgtccgttgttgcttttgcttttgcttttggttcAGGCGCCTGGCGCCCGATGGCCATTGCGACCgcacgctcacacacacaagtaCACTGGACAAAATTAGGCAATTAGCCCGACATAAACTGATGTCAGGGTGTGATTTAAAGTCGAAATTGCACTACGCAATGCAATTACATTGATCTGATTCTAATCATAATTCCTTAGTTAGACGAACTCTCTAAAAAGCTATCATGTTGGGAAGAAAGAAGTGAAGAAATTGTTCTCAGTGTACTTATTGATAGCCAGACGAAGCGCGTTGGGTGGTGTGGGATTTGGTGGcggtggtgtgtgtgtgtgtgttccaCTTATTGATTTCAATTAACATGCAACTGCATGTCTTCCCGTTGCAGCATGCAACATCCCCCATTGTTGCAGCCGCTTTTCAATCTTTTCATAGGCTAATGTTACACTTGTGCGTCGTTAGAGCTTGCCCTCTGACCCGCCTTGCCCCGCCCCTTTCGCCCCTTTCGCCCATCGGGTGCTAGACGATGCACATTGTTGTTTTCAGAAGCCAGGGCTTCGATTCGAGCCTTAATAATTATCAATTTTGTGTGagtttgtatattttgtatttttgtttgtttatttacttgtTTTTTGGCTTAAGGCATTTTGCTGCTATTTGCTTGGCaaacagtgcgtatgcgtgttGTGTTTTGCGGTCAGTCAGCCAGCTAGCAACGATGCCTAGTCCTAGTAAATTGTGGCCAAGAGCCAATTCGGCCAAATGAAAACTCCAAGTTCTACTCAACTGATTAAACTGTGTATATGCTAACAGCTTTGCGGAAAATAAAAGCATGGAAAGATGATGATAACAGTTGCATTTCTTGTAGGCCATTTATCAATTTCAACCATGGGTATAATGATTAAAACTAGGCAGTGAAAATAATGTGCGGCAAACACTAGAAATTCTTCAATTCCTACTTTTTTACTTTGAGCTAGATCCAACAGtttaaaactgaaaatgaatCACGAGTATCTTTGCGAACGCACCGActttctttaattaaaaaaaaaacttttattttatttcagatTGACACTTAAGTCCTAAActgcttttatttatgtacaatACATTGACGTTATTAGAGGGTCTGGGAATCATGAgccgtctgtgtgtgtggtttcGTGAGTATTTagttaaataagttaaatttGACTTTGCGGCCACTGTGGTAACCGCGGAATACACGGAATTCGCTGCCGGCTCATCAAAGGTTTCTTGAAATTCCCACGAAGCATGAGGGTCTTCCATCCAGAGCTATTGTGATTGAATTCCTTTATTATTACTTCAACTTAAAGGTGCTCAATTGCACCTTCGACTATTTGTCCATCGGGCTATTCTTGGGGATATTCTATGGTCAGTCTTTAAAGGCAACTGTACGATTCTTATGTATTCTGCGTGCATACATTACTTTTTATGCTTTTCATATGTGTGGCTTGTGTGTTTGCACTGTGAGAAATCTTTGATAAATCATTCAACATGCTTGACTCAAGATTCTCTTTTTGTAGACAAAGGTTGTAATTCAAAAAATGTGTTATATTCAAAAACCGTTGTAGTTAAATGAACccaattgaaatttaaatcaaaaatgttaTCAGTCATTCCTCGGAATAtcgcaattaaatgcaattacatATCCAAGGTCTTGATTTGTTGTGAGTGTACGTGTGGCAAGCATTTTAAGCCCACTGCTATTGTGGTTTCCTTCTGATCCTTCGCCATCCTTTGACTCCTTTTGTTGCCTCTCTTCTTGCCTTCTGCAGTGACTTTCCTCAACTGCCGTGGCTTAAATTTTGTGTGAATTCGATGTGCCTTTCGAGTGTATTCTTAAAAGCCCAATTTTTTCAGAGCCTTCAGGTCTACATCGCCATAGTAATCCTCGCTGAAAAAACCAGAAACGaaaagtattaaataaatacaaattctTGCTAAATAGTATTCAAAGGGGCATTTCCTTTTCAGGGGTTTCCTTAGCCCGGctcttatttgtttaattaaattattttgtctTTTGCCAGTCACGCTCCAAGGAATTCATgccatgtacatatgtacatggTTAACAAGTCGGGAGAATTTGATTAGGTAACGAaaggaattttatttttatgcgcCCAACTTCTGTTTCTCTTTCTGTTCCCTCCACCTTTTTTTCTTAAGCCCCTAGCAGCTCCCCGGTTTGTGTTGTAAATTGAcaaaggaaatatttattaaaagcgtaattaaaaataatattgttaAAATCTTATTACGAGCACAGCGAACGACGAGAGGGGCTCAGTCCGCTCACAAGGATTTGTGGCTTGGCCAGATGGAATAGCGCAAAGGGCAGGGGGGAAAAGGGACGAAGGAGAACGAGAAtgagacagagacagagcAAAGCAACAGGACGTCAAGGATTAAAAGACGCTAGCTGGCTGGGTTGCCTTCTGGCCGCAATAACAACATTATCAGCGAACAACAAATTGCCTTTAAAGCGCAGGCAACAAGGACCAAGTGTGATGGCGATGAGCTGGCGAGGCGCGCTTTTGCTACCAGGACATGCATGTCCTCTCACCCCCCCTTGCTCTGatacactcaaaaaaaaaaaataaaaattcataacTGCTGGAAACATATGAACTACATTTGGACAAGAATAGGAGCAATGTGGAAAACTATTCGTTTTTAAGATAGATTTTTAAAGAGCAATTAAAAGGTTATAAggcaaaatataaaaagtgaCCAAGTTTGTGGTTTCTGTGTGCTCGAACATATAAAATGCGCAGTGTGTTTGCGGATCTGGGCAGCGAATGCCAAAAAGCGCAAGgctattaaattaaattaaacggAATTGACCAAAAACCAAGGACAGCTCAGAGTCCTTGTTCAGAAGTCAGCACCATAAATGTAGCGGCCCTGATAAAGATGCGGATCATGTAGTAAGTGGGTAGTGGATGTGGGGCGGCGTAAGCTGCAAAATATGGCTGTTGTTTAGTGGTCCAAAATTGTTTTCTTCTATTTACGTTACTCATTTTTTTGCCACCATTTCTTGGCCACCATGGATCCCTCGACTGTTGGTCGTCGCCTCCAGTCCctgatatatatatgtgaatattatacatatattgacAAGCGGTTGCCGACTCATAAGTTCTGCTTCTGCGTTTGTaccatcattaaaattaattagaGTCAAAATGTTAAAAGGATTTCATTGCCAGGCGGACATCCTCACAGATCCGTCCCTTGGCCATTATCCATCAAGAGTTACCATCCTCTGTCGCACACAGTGCCCATCTTGTGTCGGCACTGCGGTTGGCCAGAGACTGCTACCCAGTTTCTACTTGTGAATGGAGGATTTCAGCCAAAATCTGGTCCTTGGaaccaaaattaaaaaacattgcGAATCAAATTaccaaatttataaattttaaagagGTTCGTGTACACAAATTTCGGACAGCCCGTtagaaacaaattaaaatattttttgaatatgGTTACACTTCTATAATGTTAGATAACATGCATATTTAAAGACTTCATTAGTTATTATAAGTTCACGCATTTACACACTTTTCTCTTAGTGATTCAATTACTTTATTCCTGGACATTGGTGTAATTTTGTTTAAGCTaaatcatttttgtttataaaacaCTTGTATGTACGATGAACGTTATCGGTTTGAGACCCCTTTTCCGCATCTAAGCTGAGTTAGCCGCAAACATAAGCAGAATACACAGGATTCTTATGgcgaaatgggaaaagcaGCAACTTTTAATTGAAGATTGCTTACTTGCTGCACTTAACTGCCAGCCCGCAGCCGCAACGAGGgcatttcaaaatatattaaagtaAAAGATGGCAACCAACGGTCGTTGTGTGGCACCCATGAGCAAGGACATCGGGATAAGAGCTGAGCCAAGAAGGAGCTATGTACATCAACCTGAATGGATGTAGGCGACTTTATGCTCATATTTGCCCGAACATTCCGAGAGCTCTTTACGCGGCTTTTCGATGCCAAAAAGAGCTTATGCGACACACACGAAGCTCtgcctcacacacacacatacacgcacgcacacaggcAGAAGAGAGCAGAAAATGTCCTTTTGCGATAACTTGTGCCTGGAGTTTGTatagttttataatttttatttaattagttttaaaacttttttccagTGCGCCATAAATGCACACAAGCCCAGGTTCACCCATACAACGAGGGACATTCGCACACAGAGGCTAAAGTTAAAGTTTCCAGCTTTTATGAGTTAGTGAGAGGAGAAAGGAAGCCCTACTCGATTCCCAGCCCCTCCAGGACCTTTATCGAGGTGCCACTGCCCACGGTTACCCTGTCTCCTGACCCCTTTCTCCTTTTCCCGctcacattttccatttcccttttgctttttgtaaggctgtgtgtgtgtgtggctggtTCTGCCTGCAATTGTGTTgataatttgaaaattcatttaaagtttttgtatCGCGTTTTTGTTTATAGAATCTAATGAATAATTAACAAAGTTCTTGTGCATTTGAAAGACGTCAACGGCGAAGAAGGCAGAGACTTCCTGGTCGCCTTGAAAATGCCAGCCAACTTCCCATTTGCCGCAAATATGACTGGCAAAGTTTCATGTTTACTTATTATTTACAGACTCTAACGAGTCTAAAGGCGATGAAAAAAATCGATATCGTCAACTTTCCTACTACAAAACACACGATACTTACTGCTCTGCTAAGCATTTTTTTGCCAAGGATATTCAAAAATTCCTTGCCTTGCAGAGTCCAAAATGAAGATAGTATAATTTGGActctacaaaaaaaatgtgacTTGGAAAGTAAGAATAAAAGCCTGTTAAATGTATTCAATTAAGCCGGTGATTCCACTAATGTGGGTGTAAAACAACAGCTAGCCTACACAAATAATATTATTCCTGTGAAATCTTGAagggaattaaaaaaaaaaattataattgtattgtgtttttctttatatatttttcttgttttttgtttttatgtataaaataaaattataatctTATAAACAAGGATCACTTAAATGTACAAATCTCTAAATTTTACGCTTCATATTGAACGATTTCTTTCATTCCTCGAtgttttttttacaaaattttgtGTAAGTTCTTCGAGCCTGAATTTGCGGGGCAATTTCGATATGTTTTATACTTGTTGAAAACAGAAACATGAAGAGACGAGCAAGCAAGTTTGACTCAGACAAAACGACAGAGATTTATAGATTCATAAATTAGAAGCATAGTACAGAAGTCAACTGAGAAGTTCGAAGATGGCAGGAAAATAGTTCTTGATGTGATTCTAATTTCAGATTGAGGCTGAGTATTATATCTTCTGATTTTCATCTGATTTGTGATGTGGGGGATTTTTGGCAGGATGGGAACGGGGGATCTGAATTGATTGATCTTGTTGTATTGTTTTGTAATAatagttgctgttgttgttgtttagtTATTGTTGTTAAAGTTGTAAAGTTGTAGGTTCTTGTTGTAGATGGTATGTTtatgaggaggaggaggcagcTTTGGTTTTTGGCGCGCCCTTATTGCGACCTTCACTGTTCAGTCCAGCTAAAAGTTCGCTCTTGCGGATGCTCTTCAAATCCAGATCACCGTAGTAGTCCTCGCTGCAAAAGTAAATGGGACCCAGGTAAAGAGATATGTATGTAAGAATATGCCAGAGATATGGATAAGTGAGGCGTGGATAAGTGATTGTGATATGTGTTGAGTATAGACAGTGGAGTGAATGTCATGACTTTTAGGGATGTGGTGATAGGTGCTAAGTGATGTAAGAGTGGCAGAAAACATCGAAATAGATTCAGAATGTTGGGCATCGAAATGTCATATCCGAAGATATTTGAGGGGGCTGAAAGAATGCTTCCCCCTCTTgtagcgaaaataaaaaaaaaaacaccttAAGCAGGATTATATATAATTGCAGCTTTACAGGAACTAAATTTAGATTTTCCATATTGAAacctatgtacatatgagGTAACTCGATTTAATTAGAAATAGATTATATGGAActataatgttttgatataaTCATTTCTTTTGTCCTCAACTAAGGCAATTTATCACAAAATGTTCAAGTGCAAGCAAGATGACCTCTTAACCTTTCTTATTTTAACGTTCAGAGTGCCAGCCTAGGCAGAATTGGCAgattgaaaataaagatttCAACTTACCACCCGGGAACATCCTCGGGATCCTCGCAGTTGCCAGTGCCATCACTGTCGCCAATCTTGAACACTGTGCCGATGGGGCATCCGTACTCGCGTGCCACGCCCTCCAGGCAGATGTAGTACTTGCGGCAGTCCTCGGGATGCGCGTGGCGCGAGAAGGATCCGGCATTGGCCAGCTCACCAGCCGCCGGGCAGGAGAATCCGTTGGCCACCTCTGCAATTCGGGGTATAGTTATTTAACTTTGTTGGACTGTCGAACCTGTTGGTTTGTCGAACCCACCTTCGTTCTTGCACTCAGGCACCTGGTCAGCCCACATGCACACGCGAGCATCGCGATCGTAGGCCAATCCGGGGGAGCACTGGTATCTGGAGGGCTCGCCGTTCCAGCAGTTCCAGAACACGTCGCACTTGTTCTCATCGGGGAAGATGCCGTACAGGCGGGAGCAGTGGGGGGTGGTGATTGGGGGCTCTGTGCAATTGGAATATAACATTTCATAAGTAATGACCATTAAgtattaataaaatgttgcGTACATTGAGCTGCTAACTTTTGCAGCACATACAATTACTGCTATATAAAGCCTAGCTTATCCCTGATTTTACTGATAACTCACCAAGCTCATTGCGATCGCCGCAATCCACGTTGTGCAGATAGTCGCAGTTCTCGGTGAGGTATTTGGAGTCCGTGGCATCGAAAGCCAGACCGTTTCCGCAGGTCTTCAGCTCGGAAACGCCGTTGTCGCACTTCCAGTACTTGTCGCAGGACGTGTCATGTGGATAGAATCCAAAGTCATCGGGGCACTTAAAGCTACTTTGGGCCACAGCTGTaagaaatgcaattaaacGGGACGGAATAAGCAACTTGATAAAACTaagaattcaataaaattacaaaGTGTAGAAAGTAGAAAGGTGAACAGATTTGAAAAGTGTATAAAATGAGGTGTGCTTTGCTCActgtaaaattaaattcctAAAGCTCCATTGTgaatattacatttaaatttacgAAAGGCACAGACGAATTGCGGAATCTCAAGgcatgcagatgcagatacacgTATCCAAGATGCTTATTATCATTATCACGGCAAGACGAACTCGACGATGATGACGTTGGGCACGGCTGTTTGTCATGTGGCCCAAAAGGCATTCACTTTAAAAAGTCTGATGTCTGACAGGGAGACGATGGTTGCCAATAAATCTCCAAGGCAACTTTCAGCAGTCGCAGTCACACACAGTCACAGATCGCTGACAGCTCAGGGCCAACTGCATTTACTTTTGTTTCGTGCGATGTTTTACTCTCCCTCGTTTTTGGGTATGGAATTACAGCGAACCCTGTGACAGGGAGTTGAAGCTCCTGAAATGCGCCACCAAGGACTTAAGCCTCCTCTCCTCCTCTCCTCCGTCGCCGGCCTTGTCCGGttttccagtttccagttttTGTGGAATCTGAGCTCAATGCAACCGCAGGGCGTAACGAACTAAATTGCATTTGTACATCTAACTAACGCGGTATTTACCGgcattttctatatatatatatatatatatatctgggaTGCAAAATCAAATGGCAGCAGTCAAAAAATAATTACCCACGTATAGTCTGGCATTGAAAAGAAATTCGCCCATTTGGTTTCCTGTATAtcagtgtatgtgtgtgtgtgataaTCTAATTGCAAAGCCACAGAGTTGCGGTCACGTTTCATTTCCAATGTGCACTGTTCAATCAAAAGTGCGCATCAATTGCCTAAGCCGGGGGCTAAGTCCATGGTCAGGCCCCACGTGGTCAGGCCCCCCAAAAAGGACCCACGATGGGCGCCATAAAATCAGGTGCAAATCGCCTGGGAAACCACATGAATGCAACAATTGAATGAAAACATAGAAAAATCAACTGGTTCGCTGGTCTGCATAAACAAcatgcaattttcattttgtgtgCAAACTAATCAAATCTCAAATTTTACATTTGCCCAGATTCTGGGCTCATGAACAAGCCAGTATAAATCAAAACTCTGGCTCCCACAAAATTATTTGCggactttaattaaaactgTTATTTTCGCtgcgtatttatttttaacgaAAAAATGCTGTATTGccaaacatatatacatatatggtggTTGGCTTAGGCAGTCATTTAGCCAGCTGGGAGTCGCAAAAAACATTGATTGTTTACTCGGTCTACGTTTTGCGCATCGCATTTGATCGCATTTGTTTATTGTAATTTTGTTAATTACGCAGTTTGATCGCagcaacaatttaaatttgaatttaataacGCAGTTCTTAGCACTTGTtatgatttttaaattcaaggAATGGCAATTTATTACCCCCGTTCTCCGAGTCGTTCGTGATTAGTCTGCGACATCAATTAGCCGGGCATTTCATGGTTCGAGGACGGCCACTGGCTTGCACTTAGTCAGGCAGCTAGAAACCTTCGCCACTTCAGCAGCGGCGAAACAACTTGGTTTCACCTGCAACTCTGCGAAAGAGTGCCTTTTGCAGCGGAATGGAAACACAGGAATGGACCGCACTAATGCCTTTGTACACACATGATGATTGTGCACTTACGGCTGTGGTAGCACACACAGTTAGCCACATGTTTTCTAAGCAATTACATAGACACCTGGTGTACTCTagtgcgtatgcgcaatattaAGCCAAGCCTAATGTGGCAAGCAAGCAGGCAAGAAAAGGCAGTAAGGGCTTTATATGTTTGTATACTCAAAACTCcacttattttaaaaacattttagtaCCAATCTGTATTAGAAGATGGGCAGACTTGGGCTGTTTTGAgcagctttttgttttctagagAATTCCTCTTATTTTCCTAAAAGCTTGTATGATTTGAAGTCCAACCCACTAACTGACTCACTTACTTAACACTCTGTTCGAATTCAGTTGAAACCGATAGCATCTAACCATATCACGCGCTACTTCATTTAATTATCTAACAAGAGCCGAGATTTTGTTGACATGACATAACGCTAAACTAGCTTAAAGCAAACCGCAAGAagaacgaaaatgaaaatgaaagccAAAGGCACAGCTAGCCCACATTCTCGTTGGGAACCGGTTCGGCCAGATTCTAGACCGACTACTAACCCACTCTGAAGTCCGGCAATGTGGCAATGTCTTTTGTTCTCGGCGGTGCCGCCCGGCGCACCTTGGAAATAAATAGATTGACCGGCATGCCAATGCAATTTCAGTATACTTCAGAATACTGCATAAGAGTAAGGAGCACATTTTGCACTGCAATCCACGTGAGCCAGCGAATTATTTATAAGCTAGTTAGACTGATTGCCGATTGCCTGGTGTGGCAGGCCATTTAATTTAGTGTTTGGCCATAATTGGTTTATCTATCAGTGCGGAGCgcttaattacattttttgctcCTTTGGTGCAAACAATGCGGATGGGTGTCTATGTGGCTGTTTAtgtgcatttaaataatatatttttattgacatTTTAACAGTTAAACTGACATTTGTGTTGGTC from Drosophila santomea strain STO CAGO 1482 chromosome 3R, Prin_Dsan_1.1, whole genome shotgun sequence includes:
- the LOC120451763 gene encoding protein obstructor-E isoform X1 — translated: MKKFLVVFVALFGAAVAQSSFKCPDDFGFYPHDTSCDKYWKCDNGVSELKTCGNGLAFDATDSKYLTENCDYLHNVDCGDRNELEPPITTPHCSRLYGIFPDENKCDVFWNCWNGEPSRYQCSPGLAYDRDARVCMWADQVPECKNEEVANGFSCPAAGELANAGSFSRHAHPEDCRKYYICLEGVAREYGCPIGTVFKIGDSDGTGNCEDPEDVPGCEDYYGDLDLKSIRKSELLAGLNSEGRNKGAPKTKAASSSS
- the LOC120451763 gene encoding protein obstructor-E isoform X2 yields the protein MKKFLVVFVALFGAAVAQSSFKCPDDFGFYPHDTSCDKYWKCDNGVSELKTCGNGLAFDATDSKYLTENCDYLHNVDCGDRNELEPPITTPHCSRLYGIFPDENKCDVFWNCWNGEPSRYQCSPGLAYDRDARVCMWADQVPECKNEEVANGFSCPAAGELANAGSFSRHAHPEDCRKYYICLEGVAREYGCPIGTVFKIGDSDGTGNCEDPEDVPGCEDYYGDVDLKALKKLGF